In the genome of Spirochaetaceae bacterium, one region contains:
- a CDS encoding ATP-binding protein produces MNLILTNIPDFNEKDTVKFINRATATLNKILPKKYRKIHSVELSLYSSKKENNEKEKFSILAQEPLYSFEQIILEPSTLKELNYAIRFESVKNKVYNEWGLAQIEPNPKLALNFHGTSGTGKTMAAHGLAKAMRRKIILVSYAELESKYHGDGPKNVKKFFQIASENNAVLFIDEADSLLSKRLTNITQGSEQAINSMRSQLLIQIEQFNGVVIFATNLAQNYDKAFVTRIRSIHFKKPTLEMRKKLWQAMLLPQLPLDKGINVNELAVIDDICGRDIKNAIIKAAVTTAIDDKLFITEELLIEALKDIKKTNYQITSSSLLEEEKEAITTKVKAALSINNSFHPADK; encoded by the coding sequence ACCGTGCTACAGCCACCCTAAATAAAATTTTGCCCAAAAAATACAGAAAAATTCACTCTGTAGAACTATCTCTTTATTCATCAAAAAAAGAAAATAATGAGAAAGAAAAATTTTCTATTTTAGCTCAAGAGCCTTTATACTCTTTTGAGCAAATTATTTTAGAGCCTAGCACCCTTAAAGAGCTAAACTATGCCATCAGGTTTGAAAGTGTTAAAAATAAAGTTTATAATGAGTGGGGACTTGCTCAAATAGAGCCTAATCCCAAATTAGCCTTAAATTTTCATGGCACTAGTGGTACTGGTAAAACTATGGCAGCACACGGTCTTGCGAAAGCAATGAGGCGCAAAATTATCTTAGTCAGCTATGCCGAATTGGAGAGTAAATATCATGGTGACGGCCCCAAAAATGTCAAGAAATTCTTTCAAATAGCCAGCGAAAATAATGCCGTATTATTTATCGATGAAGCCGATAGTCTGTTATCTAAACGACTTACTAATATAACACAAGGCAGTGAGCAAGCTATTAACTCTATGCGCAGCCAGCTGCTTATTCAAATAGAGCAGTTTAATGGAGTTGTTATTTTTGCTACTAATCTAGCCCAAAACTATGATAAAGCTTTTGTAACCCGTATAAGAAGTATTCACTTTAAAAAACCAACCCTCGAAATGCGTAAAAAGTTATGGCAAGCTATGCTTTTACCACAATTACCGCTTGATAAAGGCATTAATGTTAATGAGCTAGCGGTTATAGATGATATTTGCGGCAGGGACATAAAAAATGCTATCATTAAGGCTGCTGTTACAACAGCAATAGATGATAAATTATTTATAACCGAAGAACTATTAATAGAAGCATTAAAAGATATTAAGAAAACCAATTACCAAATTACTAGTAGTTCTCTTTTAGAGGAAGAAAAAGAAGCTATAACCACAAAAGTTAAAGCGGCTCTATCTATTAACAACTCCTTTCACCCTGCCGATAAATAA
- a CDS encoding rod-binding protein, producing MNIPSLNSNLDNFNNARTQQQDGAISGLRAIAEVDVAALSPSELEAIKAKTQEFEGLFIKMMFDEMRKSLNPPSSGSMAHDQGRDIFNDMLHDQYAQMLSRSGGIGIADMIFRQLTTPVIPASEIARRYGDN from the coding sequence ATGAATATACCTAGCCTTAACAGCAACCTAGATAACTTTAATAATGCCCGTACTCAACAGCAAGATGGGGCTATTAGCGGCCTGCGTGCCATAGCGGAAGTTGATGTAGCCGCACTAAGCCCCAGCGAGTTGGAAGCTATTAAAGCTAAAACCCAAGAGTTTGAAGGCTTGTTCATTAAAATGATGTTTGATGAAATGCGCAAAAGCCTAAACCCGCCCTCTTCGGGCAGTATGGCCCATGACCAAGGACGAGACATTTTTAATGATATGCTACATGACCAATACGCGCAAATGCTTAGCCGCAGCGGTGGCATTGGTATAGCCGATATGATATTTAGACAGCTAACCACCCCCGTGATACCGGCTAGTGAGATAGCAAGAAGGTATGGGGATAATTAA